One genomic window of bacterium includes the following:
- a CDS encoding proline dehydrogenase family protein codes for MPFLDRFVVATLPLVPKRVVRIIASRYIAGEKLEDAVRVVKDLNSRGLKATVDVLGEFVSDPAQASQDIDAYLKLLDAVVEHKLDTGVSVKLTAVGLSISPALARKNLRVLLDAAAQHNTFVRIDMEDSPYTTETLAIYNEFRSQYKLGIVIQAYLKRSMDDVKRLMDGGPTNIRLCKGIYVEPESIAYKGRREIQDNFLRLLEVMFAGGAQVGIATHDRFLVDESEKIVKSCDVQRKNYEYQMLLGVLPDLRDEIVSRGHRMRIYVPYGDAWYGYSTRRLKENPALAGHVFKSMLGFK; via the coding sequence ATGCCGTTTCTGGATAGGTTTGTTGTTGCGACGCTTCCACTGGTTCCGAAACGCGTCGTACGCATTATTGCATCGCGATACATCGCAGGCGAAAAACTTGAAGACGCGGTCCGCGTGGTGAAAGATCTGAACTCCCGTGGACTGAAAGCTACTGTTGACGTCTTGGGCGAGTTTGTCTCGGACCCTGCACAAGCTTCGCAGGACATTGACGCCTACCTGAAGCTACTCGATGCGGTAGTAGAGCATAAGCTCGACACAGGCGTTTCCGTGAAGCTGACTGCGGTAGGTTTGTCCATCAGCCCCGCCCTCGCTCGCAAGAACTTGCGGGTTCTCTTGGATGCTGCCGCGCAGCACAATACCTTCGTGCGCATTGATATGGAAGATTCGCCGTATACCACTGAGACTCTGGCTATCTACAACGAGTTCAGATCACAGTACAAGCTCGGGATCGTGATCCAGGCGTATCTCAAGCGTTCGATGGATGATGTGAAGCGATTGATGGACGGTGGTCCGACTAACATCCGCCTGTGCAAAGGTATCTATGTTGAGCCGGAGTCTATTGCCTACAAAGGCAGACGGGAAATTCAAGATAACTTCCTGAGACTTCTTGAAGTCATGTTTGCCGGCGGTGCGCAGGTTGGAATCGCAACCCACGACCGTTTTCTTGTAGATGAATCAGAGAAGATCGTGAAGTCGTGCGACGTACAGCGAAAGAACTACGAGTATCAAATGCTCTTGGGAGTCTTGCCGGACTTGCGCGATGAGATTGTCTCCCGTGGACATCGCATGCGAATCTACGTCCCGTATGGCGATGCATGGTACGGATACTCGACCCGCCGTCTCAAAGAGAATCCTGCGCTTGCGGGACACGTATTCAAAAGCATGTTGGGTTTTAAATAG
- a CDS encoding site-specific DNA-methyltransferase, producing the protein MTIREDWLNTITCGDCFELLRQLPDESVDLVVTDPPYGIDYQSNRRVAREKLPKFANDVSLEWVAEWVDEIHRVLKQDTHFYCFIRFDTYPVFYTEIARRFDVKNCLIWVKNNHGSGDLNGSYAPQYEMIVFAAKGKRHLNGKRDSDVMECDNVPSAQRFHSTQKPVELLRVLIEKSSDPGDIVLDPFAGTGSTGLACQAASHHEGDGHERNYLLFELNAEFVRKARQGGLGKQQTLLDVKRDKSKLPDRKLRSTARPRRHNARKDQTLWLPLD; encoded by the coding sequence ATGACGATTCGCGAAGACTGGCTGAATACCATCACCTGCGGCGACTGCTTTGAGCTGTTGCGGCAATTACCGGACGAGTCCGTCGATTTAGTTGTGACGGATCCGCCGTATGGCATCGACTATCAGTCGAATCGCCGTGTCGCGCGTGAGAAGCTCCCGAAGTTTGCGAATGATGTATCACTCGAATGGGTCGCCGAATGGGTGGACGAGATTCATCGTGTGTTAAAGCAAGACACGCATTTCTACTGTTTCATCCGTTTTGACACATATCCCGTCTTTTACACCGAGATTGCCCGTCGCTTTGACGTGAAGAACTGTCTGATCTGGGTGAAGAACAACCACGGAAGCGGAGATTTAAACGGGTCATACGCGCCACAGTATGAAATGATCGTGTTCGCCGCAAAAGGTAAGAGGCATTTGAACGGCAAGCGCGATTCTGATGTGATGGAATGCGACAACGTACCTTCGGCGCAACGTTTTCACTCGACACAGAAGCCAGTGGAACTGCTGCGTGTCTTAATTGAGAAGAGTAGCGACCCGGGCGACATTGTGCTCGATCCTTTTGCCGGAACTGGCAGCACAGGACTTGCATGTCAGGCCGCCAGTCACCATGAAGGCGATGGACACGAACGGAACTACCTGCTCTTCGAACTGAACGCGGAGTTTGTCAGGAAGGCGCGACAGGGGGGGCTTGGAAAGCAGCAGACGTTGCTTGATGTCAAGCGTGATAAGTCGAAACTGCCGGATCGCAAGCTGCGTTCTACCGCCAGACCGCGCCGACATAATGCACGGAAAGATCAG